Sequence from the Herbaspirillum sp. meg3 genome:
AGGTCATGGGTGAATTGCTGGTCAATGACTACAGCCGCAAAGGCTTTATCGATGGCCGCGCGCTGCGCATGCCGACTATTTCCGTGCGCCCCGGCGCACCGAACAAGGCGGCATCGAGCTTCGCCAGCGGCATCATCCGCGAACCGCTGAACGGCCAGCCTTCGGTGTGCCCGGTCAGCCCCGACACGCGCATGTGGTTGATGTCGCCACGCAAGGCCATCGATAACCTGATCCATGGTCACGAAATCAACGGCGCCGATCTGGGCCTGGCACGCTTCCTCAGCATCGACGGCTTGTCGGTCAGCGTGCGTCAGATGGTCGATGCGCTGGAACAAGTCGCCGGCGCCGACGTGGTCAAGCTGATCGAATGGAAAGAAGATGAAGCCATCAAGCGCATCGTCAATTCGTGGCCTGGCAACTTTGAAGCGAAACGTGCAAAGGCATTGGGCTTCACCGCCGACAGCGATTTCGCCAGCATCGTGAAAGCGCACATTGAAGATGAAGTGAAGAAGTAATTTTTTACATTTATTTTTCAGGCAAAAACGGCGTCCGCATGACGCCGTTTTTCTTTTCTGCGCATACGATCTTGCACATACAAAAAAGCGCGGATATCCATAAGGACATCCGCGCCAGACGATACCAACGGAGACCGCGCAACCGTGTCGACTCCCCCGCCACGGTCCGCAGCTAGACAGCAACTGCCAATTGCACCTACTACTCCCGGCTTACTTCGCCTTCGCCAGCATATTGAACACGCTGGAAAAATCCAAGCCGCCTGCACCCGATTTGCTGTGGATGTCGTAGAGGTTACGCGCCAGTGCTCCCATGGGCACGCTGCTGCCAGTGGCCAGTGCATTCTCCACCGCCAACCCCAGATCCTTCAGCATCAGATCGACGCCGAAACCGCCCGCGTAACCCTTCGATGCCGGCGCGTTTTCCATGACGCCGGGACAAGGGTTGTAGACCTCCAGCGTCCAGTTGCGCCCCGAACTCTTGGACATCACTTCCGACAGGACTTTGGGGTCCATACCATTGGCGATGCCGAGGCGGATCGCTTCCGATGTGCCGATCATCAGTATGCCCAGCAGCATGTTGTTGCAGACCTTGACGGTCTGGCCACTGCCGCTGGCGCCGGCATGATAAATCGCCTTACCCATCTTTTCGAGATAAGGTCTGGCGAGCCCGAAGCCGTCGTCGGTACCGCCGACCATGAAGGTCAGCGTACCGGCTGTGGCGCCGCCAGTGCCGCCGGATACCGGTGCATCCAGCATGGTGAAGCCTTTTTCCAGTGCTGCGGCGGCGACCTTGCGGGCGCTTTCGGGGGCGATGGTGGAGCAGTCGATCAGCAAGGTGCCCGGCTTGATGTTGGCCAGGATACCCTTGTCGCCGAGGTAGATGGATTCCACATGCTTGCTGGCCGGCAGCATGGTGATCACCACCTTGGCCTTGGCGACTGCCGCCATGGCGTCGGCTTCGGTCACGCCGCCGGTTTCGACCAGCTTGTCGACGCTGGCTTTGACGAGGTCGTGGCCGCTGACCGAATATCCCGCCTTGACGAGATTTTGCGCCATCGGCAAACCCATGTTGCCCAGACCAATGAAAGCGATATCGGCGCTCATGTTGTTCTCCTTTTTTCTCTGAGTGGACGCGGATTACTTCAGCGAAATCGTGGTGTTGACCTGACCGGCTTCCTCATCCGGCGCATACCAGCGCGCCGTCACGGTCTTGGTTTGCGTCCAGAACATCACCGCCTGCTTGCCGTTCGGGCCCAGATCGCCGAGCTTGGAAGCGCGCGAACCGGTGAAGCTGAAGTACGCAACAGGCACCGGGATCGGCACGTTGATGCCGACCTGGCCGACGTCGATTTCGTTCTGGAACTTGCGCGCAGCCCAGCCGGACGAGGTGAAGATCGAGGTGCCGTTGCCGTTCGGATTGGCGTTGATGAAGGCAATCGCTTCGTCCAGGGTTTCGACTTCGACGATGCACATCGCCGGTCCGAAGATTTCTTGTTCGTAGATGTCCATGCCTGCCTTGACGCCGGTGAAGACAGTCGGGCCGACGAAGTTGCCTGCTTCATTACCGGCGACCTTGCAATTACGGCCATCCAGCAGCAGCTTGGCGCCCTGCTCCACGCCGATGCCGATCAGACGTTCGACGCGCTCTTTCGCGGCCTTGGAAACCAAGGGGCCGACGTCGGCCTTGCGGTCGCTGCCTGGGCCGACCTTCATAGCCTTGGAGCGCTCGACGATTTCCGGAATCCATTCTTTGGTCTTGCCGACCAGCACCACGACGGAGTTCGCCATGCAACGCTGACCGGCCGCGCCAAATGCCGCGCCAAGCAAGTTGTTGATGGCTTGATCCTTCGGTGCGTCAGGCAGCACGATGCAGTGGTTCTTGGCGCCCATCATGCACTGCGCGCGCTTGCCGGCTTCGCTGGCGCGGCGATAGATATGGGTGCCGACATGGGTCGATCCGATGAAGGACACGGCCTTGATGTCGGGATGGTCGCAGATCATGTTGGCAACATCAGGGCCACCATGCACGACGTTCAGTACGCCCGGTGGCAGACCGGCCTTGTTGGCCAGTTCAACCAGGAACAGCGACGAGGTCGGATCTTGTTCGGATGGTTTCAGCACGAAGGTATTGCCGCAGGCGACCGAGATCGGGAACATGAAGCAAGGCAGCATCACCGGGAAGTTGAATGCGGTGATGCCGGCGCCCACGCCGATCGGCTGATGAATCGTGTAGACGTCAACGCCGCCGGCCACGTTCTCGGCCAGTTCGCCCAGTTGCAGCGAGGTGATCGAGCAGGCGTGCTCGACGACTTCCAGACCGCGCATGACTTCGCCTTCGGCATCCGGCAAGGTCTTGCCGTGTTCGCGCGTGATCATCTCGGCCAGTGGTGCGATATTGTCGCGCAGCAGTTGCTGGAACTTGAGCATGATGCGCATGCGTTGGGCCAGCGACGTATTACGCCAGGTCTTGAAGGCTTCCTTGGCATTGGCGACGGCGCGGTCGACTTCTTCTTTGGTCGCAAACGGCACGCGCGCCACGACTTCTTGCGTGGCCGGATTGAGCACGTCGCGCCATTCTTTCGAAGTTGACTGGACGTGTTCGCCGTTGATGTAGAGGGGAACGTTAGGAATGTTGGCTTGGCTCATGATGCGTTTTCCATAGTGATGAAGAAGAAACCGGGAGGTGAATAAAATTCGCGGGTCGGAGATGAAGGCAATGTCGACACCCGACTCCCGGGAAAGCTTATTTGACCAGCGGGCAGGCTGCGTCCATCGGACGGAAGGCCTGTTGCGCAGGAATGGTCGACAACAATTTCAGATAATCCCAAGGCGCCTTGGATTCGGCCGGCGACTTGACCTGGTACAAATACATGTCGTGGATCACGCGTCCGTCAGGGCGGATGGAAGCATTGCGCATGACGACGTCGCTGATCGGGATCTCGCGCATCTTTTGCGAGACGACCTTCCAGTCCGAGGTCTTGGCGGCGGCGCGCGCCTTCAGGAAGTGATACACGCTGGAATACACGCCGGCCTGCACCATGGTCGGTTTGTTGTTCTTGAATTGCGCTTCGAAACGCTTGGAGAAGCCGCGTGTCTGTTCGTCGTAGTCCCAGTAGAAGCCGTCGGTGTAGACCAGGCCCTGTGCTGCATCCAGACCGAGTGCATGGACGTCGGACAGGAATACCAGCAGCGCCACCAGGCGTTGATCCTTGCCACCAACGGAGAACGAACGCGCCTGCTTGATGGCATTGACGACGTCGGTGCCGCCGTCAGCCAGGCCTATCACCTGGGCCTTGGAAGCCTGCGCCTGCAGCAGGAAGGACGAGAAGTCAGAAGCGTTCAGCGGGTGGCGCACCGAACCCAGCACGGTGCCGCCGTTGGCCTTGACCACATCGGAGGCATCCTTCTCGAGAGAGTGGCCGAAGGCATAATCAACGGTCACGAAATACCACGACTTGTTACCCAGCTTGGTCAGCGCGGCAGCCGCGCCGGCCGCTTGCGAATAGGTGTCGAACATCCAGTGGAAGCCATTGGTCGCACACTCAGCCGTTGTCAGCGCGCCAGTTGCCGGGCCGCTGTACATGGCGATGCCGCCCTTTTCCTTGATCAGCTTCTGCACCGCCAGCGCCACAGACGAATTGGTCAGATCGGCGATCGCCTCGACCTTGTCGCGATCCAGCCATTCACGTGCGCGTGTGACGCCGACGTCAGGCTTGTTCTGGTTGTCGGCAGAGAGCACTTCAATTTTCATGCCCTTGCATTCGGCCTTGAGGCAATCCTCGATCGCCAGCTTGGCAGCGACCACCGAGCCCTGGCCGCCCATGGCGGAATACGGGCCGGACATGTCGGTCAGGATGCCGATTTTGACGGTGTCGGAGTTTTGCGCCTGGACGGCGGCAGAAATACAGGTCAGGGAAAGCGCAGCCATTGCCAAGGCGGCACGGATGTTTTTTTGCATGGAGTCTCCTCGTTATATGTTTTTTATGAAATTGCTCTGCGGCGATTTCGAGACTCATTTTGCATGTGCGTTAATATCGTTACAATAGCCAATAATTCAAAAGGCTTTTGCATAATTGCAAAGCGACGCTAAGAGCACTCAATGGAGACAACATGCTGGACTGGGATAACCTCCGCGTATTTCTGGAACTCACGCGCAGTCAGGGATTGGTCGATGCCGCCAAGAAACTGGGCATCGATCACTCGACCGTGTCGCGCCGTATCAAACGCTTCGAGGAGCAAGTCGGCAGTCAGCTGTTCGACCGCAACAATCACGGCTACAGCCTGACCGCCGATGGCTATCGCCTGGTCGAATACGCCGAAAAGATCGAAAGCACCGTCTACGCCGCCTCCGAAGAACTGGGCGGCCACAACCGCCTGCTGTCGGGCCAGGTGCGGCTGGGCGCGACGGAAGGCTTCGGCACCTTTGTACTGGCGCCGCATATCGCCCACTTCTGCGCGCGCAATCCGCATATCTCGGTCGACATGCTGCCGATGCCGCGCTTCGTCAATTTGTCCAAACGCGAAGCCGACATCAGCGTTACCATCGAGCGGCCCGTCAGCGGTAATTACGTTGTCACGAAACTGGCGGACTATGCATTGAAGCTCTACGCCACGCCGGCCTATCTGGCAAATCACCCCGCCATCGGCAAGGTCACCGATCTGGAGCGCCACAACTTCATCGGCTATATCGACGATCTGGTGTTCAGCGAAGAGCTGCGCTACAAGGAAAACATCGCGCCGGAAGCCTTCCGCGCCTTTCGCAGCACCAGCGTCATCGCACAATACACCGCGGCGCGCAGCGGTCAGGCCCTGGCGATCCTGCCGTGCTTCCTGGCGCAGCAGTCCGACGATCTGGTGCCGGTGCTGCCTGACGACGTGCAAATCATGCGTTCGTTCTGGCTGGTCGCCGCCAGCGAACAGCGCCACGTGGCAAGAGTGTCCGCGCTGTGGAGTTATCTGCGCGATTGCATGGAGCCGAACAAGGAATTTTTAATGGGGAAGTCGCGTCAGATGACGTGGATCAAATAAGAACGCGCTATCAGCGCGCAAGCTATGGAAGTGAAACACCCCAACCGGGCCATCCGGCCTGCAACCAAGGAGATCAGCATGGCAGCAAAGAAGATTTTATTGTTGACCGGCGACTTTGCCGAAGATTACGAAACCATGGTGCCTTTCCAGGCGCTGCAAATGGTCGGTCACACCGTGCACGCCGTCTGTCCCGGCAAGAAAGCCGGCGACAAGATCAAGACCGCCATTCATGACTTTGAAGGCGACCAGACTTACACCGAGAAGCCAGGTCATCAGTTCGCCCTCAACGCCAGCTTCGATGACGTGGATCCTGCCAAATACGACGCCATCGTCATCGCCGGCGGACGGGCGCCGGAATATCTGCGCCTGAACGACAAGGTGATTGCCATCGTGCGTCATTTCGCTGAAGCGAAGAAGCCGATCGCCGCCGTATGCCATGGCGCGCAGTTGCTGGCCGCAGCAGGCGTGATCGAAGGCAAGAAGATCTCGGCCTATCCGGCCTGCGCTCCGGAGGTCAAACTGGCCGGCGGTCACTATGCGGATATTGCAGTCGACAGCGCCGTCACCGATGGCAATTTCGTGACCTCGCCTGCCTGGCCGGGACATCCGGAATGGCTGGCGCAATTCCTCAAGGTGCTGGGAACCGAGATCAAGCTGTAGTTGATTTCGTCGCGATAAAAAAAGCCGCCGTCTGCAATGGACGGCGGCTTTTTCTTTTTGATGCCTGCAAAGATGCCAGGTCAGTGTTTGGCTATCCATCCGGGCTGTGTCTTTTCGAGGAAAGCGCGCAACCCTTCCTTGCCCTCTTCCGAAGCGCGCAGATCGGCGATCACTCCTGTAGTGTAGTCGCGCAGCGCCGGCGTGCACGGCAGAGGATTTTCTTCTTGTGCCAACTCCTTGGCGCGGCGCATTGCTTGCGGACCGTTGGCCAGCAGCGTGGCGATGATCTGCTCGGTCTTTGCATCTAGCTCAGTCGCCAGCACCACTTCATGTACGAGGTCGATGGCGGCGGCGCGAATGGCAGAAAAGCGTTCTGCCGAAACGAAATAACGGCGCGCCTGCGAGACGCCGATCTTGGCGATCACATACGGGCTGATCACCGCGGGAGCGAGACCAAGCTTGACTTCGGATAACGCGAAAAAAGCGTTGTCGCTGGCGATGGCGATATCGCAGCAGGCCACCAGGCCAACGCCACCACCCATGACCGTGCCCTGGATTTTGGCGACCGTCGGACAAGGAAAATTATTCAGACCTTCCATCAGTGCCGACAACTGATGCGCATCCTTGATGTTGTCCTCGCGCGAGGCATCTGCCATGCGGCGCATCCAGCCGAGATCGGCGCCGGCGGAAAAGGATTTGCCGGTTGAGGCAAGCACCAGGGCTTTGACTTGCGGATTGTCTCTGGCCTGCGCAATCAGATTGATCAGATGCGCAATCAGCAGGTCGTCGAAGGCATTGTGGACTTCGGGGCGATTCAGGGTGATGGTTGCTACCCCGCGCGCGTCGATGACGAGATCGGCGGCTTGGCTCATGGTGTGCTCCTTGGGTGTTGGTTCTTCGGTGCGCCTTGGGCGTCTGGTTTTGGTGCGGCTATCGGGAGATAGTAAAAGAAAAATGGGATTGGTGGAATTTGAGGATGGAGATTAGCGGGAAATGGAGGGATGGGTTGTCTTTGGGAGGACAAAGCTTAAGTATTGAGGGAGATGCGCTGAAAAATTCCGCCTTGTCGTTCTCGCGAACGCGAGAATCCAGTGGCGTTGCTGGTGGTGGATGATTGCGACGTCGCGTTTTAGCGTGTGTGGGAGGATGTTTTTGCCTGATGGCTTTGACTCGCTACCGCGTTATCTCGAACGCCTGTTTCGCCCGCTTTGCGGGCGCGCTGCTGGTTCCGGCTTTGCCGGAACTTCGCTGCTTTCTTTGCTTGCTTGATGAGTGCATCGTTCCGACGTCAGCTTCGTCCGCTTTGCGGACGTGCTCGTTTCGGCTTTGCCGAAACATTGCTGTTTTTCTTTGGATTGCTTCTTTCGGCGTTGGCTCGGCGGTCGGCTAACGAACGCTGCGCGTCCGAGGGATTCGCCTACCTTCGGCAGGCCGCGGTTTCGCTTGCAAGCGAAACCCTTCGAATCCCCCGCGTGATGTGCGCAGGCACATCACTTGGTGACGCAAAAACAAAAACGCCCGCATAAGCGGGCGTTTTATGTTTTGGCGTCCCCAGGGGGATTCGAACCCCCGTACTCACCGTGAAAGGGTGATGTCCTAGGCCTCTAGACGATGGGGACAATTGTCCGGTTGCAGTAATTCAAATAGTACTCGATAACGCTGGCGTCCCCAGGGGGATTCGAACCCCCGTACTCACCGTGAAAGGGTGATGTCCTAGGCCTCTAGACGATGGGGACGTTGTGTTGTCCCGCAGCTGTTACCTTACTACCGACTGTGTGGCATCACAGTGTATTACTAGCATTTACTCTACTACTTTTACTACTCAGTTACTACTCAGTTACTACTGAGCCGCTGGTGGAGGTAAGCGGGATCGAACCGCTGACCTCTTGCATGCCATGCAAGCGCTCTCCCAGCTGAGCTATACCCCCTTGCGAAGAAGCGAGATTATGCAACATGCATTGGTAAATAGCAAGAGGGTTTTCTGAAAAACCCTCTTCTTTATTACAAATAGTTTTGCAAACGCGCCAGCACGACCTCACGACCGAATAATTCCAACACTGCATCAATCGCCGGGGTCTGCAACTGACCAGCAACGATCAGGCGCAAAGGCATCGCCAGCAATGGCATCTTCAGTGTATGCGCAGCCAGCACTTCTTTGATCATCGCGCCCAGCGCCGCCTTGTTCCACTCGACTGTCGCACAGCGTGCGGCAAAGTCTTGCAGCGCCGGCTTGATGGCGTCGGTGATGTGTTGCGTGACCAATGCAGCATCTGGCGCAGGCTGGCGATAGAACATCATCACCGCAGGAGCCAGTTCATTGACGGTGTTGGCGCGCTCTTTGAGCAACGCGATGGTCTGCGCCAGTGCCGGTGCGCCGTCGAATTGCGCGCCTTCTTTTTCCAGCAGCGGACGCACCAGCGCAGCGAGGCGTTCGTTATCAGCCAGCTTGATGTAGTGGTTGTTCAGCCACGCCAATTTTTCCGGATTGAATTGCGCCGGCGACTTCGACAGATGGTCGAGGTCG
This genomic interval carries:
- the mmsB gene encoding 3-hydroxyisobutyrate dehydrogenase: MSADIAFIGLGNMGLPMAQNLVKAGYSVSGHDLVKASVDKLVETGGVTEADAMAAVAKAKVVITMLPASKHVESIYLGDKGILANIKPGTLLIDCSTIAPESARKVAAAALEKGFTMLDAPVSGGTGGATAGTLTFMVGGTDDGFGLARPYLEKMGKAIYHAGASGSGQTVKVCNNMLLGILMIGTSEAIRLGIANGMDPKVLSEVMSKSSGRNWTLEVYNPCPGVMENAPASKGYAGGFGVDLMLKDLGLAVENALATGSSVPMGALARNLYDIHSKSGAGGLDFSSVFNMLAKAK
- a CDS encoding enoyl-CoA hydratase-related protein, whose protein sequence is MSQAADLVIDARGVATITLNRPEVHNAFDDLLIAHLINLIAQARDNPQVKALVLASTGKSFSAGADLGWMRRMADASREDNIKDAHQLSALMEGLNNFPCPTVAKIQGTVMGGGVGLVACCDIAIASDNAFFALSEVKLGLAPAVISPYVIAKIGVSQARRYFVSAERFSAIRAAAIDLVHEVVLATELDAKTEQIIATLLANGPQAMRRAKELAQEENPLPCTPALRDYTTGVIADLRASEEGKEGLRAFLEKTQPGWIAKH
- a CDS encoding DJ-1/PfpI family protein yields the protein MAAKKILLLTGDFAEDYETMVPFQALQMVGHTVHAVCPGKKAGDKIKTAIHDFEGDQTYTEKPGHQFALNASFDDVDPAKYDAIVIAGGRAPEYLRLNDKVIAIVRHFAEAKKPIAAVCHGAQLLAAAGVIEGKKISAYPACAPEVKLAGGHYADIAVDSAVTDGNFVTSPAWPGHPEWLAQFLKVLGTEIKL
- a CDS encoding ABC transporter substrate-binding protein, which translates into the protein MQKNIRAALAMAALSLTCISAAVQAQNSDTVKIGILTDMSGPYSAMGGQGSVVAAKLAIEDCLKAECKGMKIEVLSADNQNKPDVGVTRAREWLDRDKVEAIADLTNSSVALAVQKLIKEKGGIAMYSGPATGALTTAECATNGFHWMFDTYSQAAGAAAALTKLGNKSWYFVTVDYAFGHSLEKDASDVVKANGGTVLGSVRHPLNASDFSSFLLQAQASKAQVIGLADGGTDVVNAIKQARSFSVGGKDQRLVALLVFLSDVHALGLDAAQGLVYTDGFYWDYDEQTRGFSKRFEAQFKNNKPTMVQAGVYSSVYHFLKARAAAKTSDWKVVSQKMREIPISDVVMRNASIRPDGRVIHDMYLYQVKSPAESKAPWDYLKLLSTIPAQQAFRPMDAACPLVK
- a CDS encoding LysR family transcriptional regulator, which translates into the protein MLDWDNLRVFLELTRSQGLVDAAKKLGIDHSTVSRRIKRFEEQVGSQLFDRNNHGYSLTADGYRLVEYAEKIESTVYAASEELGGHNRLLSGQVRLGATEGFGTFVLAPHIAHFCARNPHISVDMLPMPRFVNLSKREADISVTIERPVSGNYVVTKLADYALKLYATPAYLANHPAIGKVTDLERHNFIGYIDDLVFSEELRYKENIAPEAFRAFRSTSVIAQYTAARSGQALAILPCFLAQQSDDLVPVLPDDVQIMRSFWLVAASEQRHVARVSALWSYLRDCMEPNKEFLMGKSRQMTWIK
- the denD gene encoding D-erythronate dehydrogenase, whose protein sequence is MHIVITGGAGFLGSRLARQLLKRGQLTGSDGKQQTISRITLLDVVAAQGFDDARIESVVGDIADAAVIERVINKNTQSIFHLAAIVSGHAEADFELGMKINFDATRIILERARALGTKPRLVFTSSVAVFGGELPAQVPDNALLMPQSSYGAQKVMGELLVNDYSRKGFIDGRALRMPTISVRPGAPNKAASSFASGIIREPLNGQPSVCPVSPDTRMWLMSPRKAIDNLIHGHEINGADLGLARFLSIDGLSVSVRQMVDALEQVAGADVVKLIEWKEDEAIKRIVNSWPGNFEAKRAKALGFTADSDFASIVKAHIEDEVKK
- a CDS encoding CoA-acylating methylmalonate-semialdehyde dehydrogenase, whose amino-acid sequence is MSQANIPNVPLYINGEHVQSTSKEWRDVLNPATQEVVARVPFATKEEVDRAVANAKEAFKTWRNTSLAQRMRIMLKFQQLLRDNIAPLAEMITREHGKTLPDAEGEVMRGLEVVEHACSITSLQLGELAENVAGGVDVYTIHQPIGVGAGITAFNFPVMLPCFMFPISVACGNTFVLKPSEQDPTSSLFLVELANKAGLPPGVLNVVHGGPDVANMICDHPDIKAVSFIGSTHVGTHIYRRASEAGKRAQCMMGAKNHCIVLPDAPKDQAINNLLGAAFGAAGQRCMANSVVVLVGKTKEWIPEIVERSKAMKVGPGSDRKADVGPLVSKAAKERVERLIGIGVEQGAKLLLDGRNCKVAGNEAGNFVGPTVFTGVKAGMDIYEQEIFGPAMCIVEVETLDEAIAFINANPNGNGTSIFTSSGWAARKFQNEIDVGQVGINVPIPVPVAYFSFTGSRASKLGDLGPNGKQAVMFWTQTKTVTARWYAPDEEAGQVNTTISLK